A genomic stretch from Bradyrhizobium sp. 195 includes:
- a CDS encoding class I SAM-dependent methyltransferase encodes MTTVSSRTFDIARDWKNSDYYDKAESDAWTDVFWKPGTQFRRLFEKLDMASTVELACGHGRHSARLLSIKREQTTLQSLVLLDVVEENVRHCKERFSDVSEVSVHTNSGYDFHPIEDGSVSAIFCFDAMVHFEFDAVFSYLQDASRILRHGGRALFHHSNLDKYPGSDYSNNPHCRNFMSKNLFAHAANRSGLRVLEQITIDWDEASNLDCLTLVEKPWDGSLVVEIPRAPNASSGLRHFKHKLRSLFGHSQARR; translated from the coding sequence ATGACAACAGTTTCTTCGCGGACTTTCGACATAGCGCGCGATTGGAAGAATTCAGACTATTACGATAAAGCGGAATCGGATGCCTGGACCGACGTGTTTTGGAAGCCGGGCACGCAATTCCGACGCCTGTTCGAGAAATTGGATATGGCCTCGACCGTCGAACTCGCGTGCGGGCATGGTCGGCATTCCGCCCGCTTGTTGAGCATCAAGCGCGAGCAGACCACGCTTCAATCGCTGGTCCTGCTGGACGTGGTCGAGGAGAACGTGCGGCACTGTAAGGAAAGGTTTTCGGATGTTTCTGAAGTAAGTGTACACACCAACAGCGGCTACGATTTCCATCCTATTGAAGATGGGTCCGTCTCAGCGATATTCTGTTTTGATGCGATGGTGCATTTTGAATTTGATGCTGTTTTTTCATACCTTCAGGATGCTTCTCGCATCCTCAGACATGGCGGCCGCGCACTATTCCACCATTCAAACTTGGACAAATACCCCGGTTCAGATTACAGCAATAATCCCCATTGCCGCAATTTTATGAGCAAGAACCTGTTTGCGCACGCTGCCAATAGATCGGGTTTGCGGGTGCTTGAGCAAATTACGATAGATTGGGACGAAGCTTCGAATTTGGACTGTCTGACGCTTGTGGAGAAGCCCTGGGATGGCTCGCTTGTGGTGGAAATACCAAGAGCACCAAACGCAAGTAGCGGGCTTCGCCACTTTAAACACAAATTGAGATCGCTCTTTGGTCACTCTCAGGCCCGACGCTAG